A region of Chitinophaga horti DNA encodes the following proteins:
- a CDS encoding TonB-dependent receptor, whose amino-acid sequence MEQFFTITRHVIAGILLLLVTAGALSAQRRNTATYKVSGVVSETTVGNTKKALPYASVSLPAYGIAAQTDGQGRFELQNVPAGKTMISIRYIGKVNVDSTITVNSDVTLDLQMQTSDFRLADIQITARPGTGTSGTSSRISRTAIDHLQANSLADVMALLPGGITVNPNLTNAKQINIRSVGSAASDLNAFGTTVMMNGAPMSNNANMQTMSPAVAGATGALAGGASPNAGFDVRGISMNNVESVEVIRGVPGVEYGDVTAGVVIVNTKAGAQPLSVQARVNPNVYQVSANKGMDLGKENGALNLGMDYAYNTNDPVQQYLTYQRFTGRALYSNRFFKILSSTTALDLIYGKDTRKRNPDDQVTKTASSGRDLGFIFNTRGNLSFENLWLRKLDYVARVGLTDKSSYYETQYTAANAPYSMTTVDGTILTNRPGLDAVDAQGNKLNGSDGDKYAVYLPSTYVGRYNIDGKEFNTYFKAATTFFNKIGNTDHRWLVGADFKSDKNYGAGKTFADSTPPYRNLSALNASFRTRAYKDIPALTQFGLFAEENFSANIGGNRLDVTAGVRYDRFSGDRNAISPRINANIELIPGWLSINGAWGQLAKAPSILYLHPENAFFEYVNINELANESIPADQRVLMTTTHVFNTENNDLEIAKNEKAEIGLVLNVKQASLRVTGFRETLKNGYGMDNSLNTFRPVMFNEYTRVAGATSPVYNLTASNRVLASFYTPTNNQVAKTQGLEADLNLGRFKSIRTSFAANGAWMRTETYSNNYTFYDDQSSNAGASRTHVGLYEKGMVKRNDETVVTSLRATHNIPRIGFVITFTTQVIWNDRNWNVFGNDSIPVKYISKDDGEVYDFDPSKSQEPEFKTLLRPVNRATSIKESYPPLLTFNINVTKEVAEYLRVSFFANNMFRHYQITESKRTPGNFVKRGGQFFFGLELSLTL is encoded by the coding sequence ATGGAACAATTCTTTACAATTACACGCCATGTAATAGCGGGCATACTTTTGCTGCTGGTGACCGCCGGCGCTCTGTCAGCCCAGCGCCGCAACACGGCCACCTACAAGGTGTCCGGGGTGGTGAGTGAAACCACCGTGGGCAATACAAAAAAGGCGCTTCCCTATGCTTCTGTATCGTTGCCGGCTTATGGTATTGCCGCACAAACAGATGGCCAGGGTCGTTTTGAACTACAGAACGTACCTGCCGGTAAAACAATGATCAGCATCCGGTACATCGGCAAAGTGAACGTCGACAGCACGATTACGGTAAATAGTGATGTAACGCTTGATCTGCAGATGCAAACATCTGACTTCCGCCTGGCGGATATACAGATCACTGCACGCCCTGGTACAGGCACCAGTGGCACTTCTTCCCGCATTTCCCGCACGGCGATCGATCACTTGCAGGCGAACAGCCTGGCAGACGTGATGGCATTGCTGCCGGGTGGCATAACGGTGAATCCGAACCTCACGAACGCGAAACAGATCAACATCCGCAGCGTAGGCTCGGCCGCATCCGACCTCAATGCCTTTGGCACCACGGTGATGATGAACGGCGCGCCCATGTCGAACAACGCCAACATGCAAACCATGTCGCCCGCAGTAGCTGGCGCCACCGGTGCATTGGCCGGCGGTGCATCTCCCAACGCAGGTTTCGACGTAAGGGGTATTTCTATGAACAACGTAGAATCGGTGGAAGTGATTCGCGGCGTACCGGGTGTAGAGTATGGCGATGTAACCGCAGGTGTGGTAATCGTGAACACGAAGGCTGGCGCACAGCCCCTGAGTGTACAGGCGAGGGTAAACCCGAACGTGTACCAGGTATCTGCCAACAAAGGGATGGACCTGGGTAAAGAAAATGGCGCGCTGAACCTCGGTATGGACTATGCCTATAACACCAATGATCCGGTACAGCAATATCTCACGTACCAGCGCTTCACCGGCAGGGCTTTATACTCGAATCGTTTCTTTAAAATATTGTCCTCCACCACCGCGCTGGATCTTATCTACGGAAAAGATACCCGCAAACGTAACCCGGATGACCAGGTGACTAAAACGGCATCCAGCGGCCGCGATCTCGGCTTCATCTTCAACACCCGTGGTAATCTTTCGTTCGAAAACCTGTGGTTACGTAAGCTTGACTACGTAGCGAGGGTAGGCTTAACGGATAAGTCGAGCTACTACGAAACGCAATACACGGCCGCTAACGCACCTTACTCCATGACGACTGTGGACGGTACCATTCTGACTAACCGTCCGGGGCTGGATGCGGTAGACGCGCAGGGGAATAAACTGAATGGGTCAGATGGTGACAAATACGCCGTGTACCTGCCCAGTACTTATGTAGGTCGATATAACATCGACGGCAAAGAGTTTAATACTTACTTTAAAGCGGCTACCACTTTCTTCAACAAGATTGGTAATACCGACCACCGCTGGTTAGTGGGTGCAGACTTCAAATCAGATAAAAACTATGGCGCAGGTAAAACCTTTGCAGACAGCACTCCGCCATACCGTAACCTATCGGCCCTCAACGCTTCTTTCAGAACAAGGGCTTATAAAGATATTCCTGCACTCACCCAATTTGGCTTGTTTGCAGAGGAGAACTTCAGCGCCAACATCGGTGGTAACAGGCTGGATGTAACAGCTGGTGTCCGCTACGACCGGTTCAGTGGCGACCGCAATGCCATATCGCCCCGTATTAACGCGAACATAGAACTGATTCCCGGCTGGCTGAGCATTAACGGTGCCTGGGGACAACTGGCCAAAGCCCCCTCTATCCTGTACCTGCATCCTGAAAATGCTTTCTTCGAATACGTAAACATCAACGAACTGGCGAACGAAAGCATTCCGGCCGACCAGCGTGTATTGATGACCACCACACATGTTTTCAATACAGAGAACAACGACCTGGAAATCGCGAAAAACGAGAAAGCGGAAATTGGACTGGTGTTGAATGTGAAACAGGCGTCATTACGGGTGACCGGCTTTCGGGAAACGTTGAAGAACGGGTATGGTATGGATAATTCACTCAATACCTTCCGACCGGTGATGTTCAATGAATACACCCGTGTGGCCGGTGCTACATCGCCGGTGTACAACCTTACGGCGAGCAACCGCGTACTGGCGTCGTTCTATACGCCCACCAACAACCAGGTGGCCAAAACACAAGGCCTGGAAGCAGACCTGAACCTGGGTCGCTTTAAATCCATCCGCACCTCCTTTGCTGCCAACGGCGCCTGGATGCGCACCGAGACGTACAGCAACAACTACACCTTCTACGACGACCAGAGCAGCAATGCCGGCGCGTCAAGGACCCATGTGGGACTGTATGAGAAAGGCATGGTGAAACGTAACGACGAAACCGTAGTCACCAGCTTACGCGCTACCCATAACATTCCGCGTATCGGTTTTGTGATCACCTTCACAACACAAGTGATCTGGAACGATCGTAACTGGAACGTGTTCGGTAATGATTCCATCCCGGTAAAATACATTTCTAAAGATGACGGAGAAGTGTATGACTTCGATCCTTCCAAGTCGCAGGAGCCGGAGTTTAAAACCCTGCTGCGTCCTGTAAACCGCGCTACGTCCATCAAAGAATCATATCCTCCTTTGCTCACGTTTAATATCAACGTTACCAAAGAAGTAGCGGAATACCTGCGTGTATCATTCTTTGCGAACAACATGTTCAGGCACTACCAGATCACGGAGTCTAAACGTACGCCGGGTAACTTTGTGAAAAGAGGCGGCCAGTTCTTCTTTGGATTGGAATTATCGTTAACACTATAA
- a CDS encoding SRPBCC family protein, with product MSQHVFKLAHEFDAPQAMVFDAFATEEALNAWWGPTNSRNTTISLDFRPGGTFHYRMESEQGTMYARFLYKTIQPHNLLVFTIAFTDANANVVPAPFPNFPREIEYTFRFTEASGKTKIDVTGVPVQANEVEAAAFRSLNESMQQGFGGSLKKLAAYLSA from the coding sequence ATGAGTCAGCATGTATTTAAGCTGGCGCACGAATTCGATGCGCCGCAGGCAATGGTATTTGACGCCTTTGCTACTGAAGAAGCCCTCAATGCATGGTGGGGACCCACAAACAGTCGTAATACAACCATCTCGCTGGACTTCCGCCCCGGTGGTACGTTCCATTACCGGATGGAGTCGGAGCAGGGCACGATGTACGCCCGCTTCTTATATAAGACTATTCAACCGCACAACCTGCTGGTATTTACGATCGCTTTTACCGATGCGAACGCCAATGTAGTACCGGCGCCGTTTCCCAACTTCCCGCGGGAAATAGAGTATACGTTCCGGTTTACGGAGGCGAGCGGTAAAACAAAGATCGATGTGACGGGTGTGCCGGTGCAGGCCAACGAGGTGGAGGCGGCAGCTTTCCGTTCCCTGAACGAAAGCATGCAACAGGGCTTTGGCGGTTCGCTGAAGAAGCTGGCAGCGTATCTATCCGCATAA
- a CDS encoding HEAT repeat domain-containing protein, producing the protein MKSKTSFAIVVDQETYQQVKKEIDAYRTAVEQSGLGTYIVAGNFANPGELRKLLKELYARPQQLEGAVLVGDIPIAMVRDAQYLTSTFKMNQKINWQRSSVPSDRFYDDFGLEFDFIKQDTARKDYFYYSISPDGAQQIHMNIYTARIKPPVIAGKTKYQLIGEYLVKAVNEKKQQNKIDDVFISTAHGYNSESINSQTGELLAFRSQFPDLFTPNHQVKVFSFQNDPALKFSLLSALKQPQTDIAIMHGHGDTDVQLINGYPYVSAPAPSIENITRYLRSKIQAAKEDGRDVQKAKQGFVEWLGVPMAWMDNALDPEVIKQDSLFIRNQDIHIDDILNTKPNARFVMLDNCLTGSFHLDEYIAGYYPFSGGRNIVAVANSIGVLQDLWPDQLMGIMQHGARMGNWFKHVAYLETHMMGDPTFAFARNSNSPDVNAAITVKQPVSYWKALLQKPDADLRALALIYLGAQMDARAYSELLKNAYFTSPYETTRMQAFSQLEKLDNADFLAVLKAATTDPYEFIRRRALYEITEDGGDQFVAPVVNMIVNDYHSERIAFKLRGVLTFINADLALQEINKQINDSTMVHFAATRAELEKSIRANEKKVKEMIDTILDNSKTDKVRLFEITTMRAYRYHQTVPALVTVVKDAKSSEALRLAALEALSWFPRSWRKAEIVTLCKEIGADNNYSVELKKQARKNLRLFM; encoded by the coding sequence GTGAAGTCGAAAACCAGTTTCGCGATCGTAGTAGACCAGGAAACGTATCAACAGGTAAAAAAAGAAATTGATGCTTATCGTACAGCCGTAGAGCAGTCCGGGCTGGGTACGTACATCGTGGCAGGTAACTTTGCCAATCCCGGTGAACTGCGTAAGCTGCTGAAAGAACTGTATGCACGTCCCCAACAGCTGGAAGGGGCGGTGCTCGTAGGCGACATTCCTATCGCCATGGTACGCGACGCACAGTACCTCACGTCTACTTTTAAGATGAACCAGAAGATCAACTGGCAGCGTTCGTCTGTACCATCCGATCGCTTCTATGACGACTTCGGACTGGAGTTTGATTTTATTAAACAGGATACGGCGCGTAAGGATTACTTCTACTATTCCATCAGCCCTGATGGCGCGCAGCAGATCCATATGAATATTTACACCGCGCGCATCAAACCGCCGGTTATCGCGGGTAAAACCAAGTACCAGCTGATAGGGGAGTACCTCGTAAAGGCGGTAAATGAAAAGAAACAACAGAATAAGATCGACGATGTGTTCATTTCTACGGCACATGGTTATAATTCGGAGTCGATCAACTCGCAGACCGGCGAGCTGCTGGCGTTTCGCAGCCAGTTTCCTGATCTTTTCACGCCGAATCACCAGGTAAAGGTCTTCTCTTTCCAGAATGATCCTGCCCTTAAGTTCAGCCTGCTGTCGGCCCTCAAACAGCCGCAAACGGATATTGCGATCATGCACGGTCACGGTGATACGGATGTGCAGCTGATCAATGGTTATCCGTATGTATCTGCACCGGCACCATCTATCGAAAATATTACGCGTTACCTGCGTTCTAAAATACAGGCCGCAAAAGAAGACGGCCGCGATGTGCAGAAGGCGAAACAAGGTTTCGTGGAATGGCTGGGCGTGCCCATGGCCTGGATGGACAATGCGCTCGACCCGGAAGTGATCAAACAGGATTCGCTGTTCATCCGCAACCAGGACATTCACATCGACGACATCCTTAACACGAAACCCAATGCCCGTTTCGTGATGCTGGATAACTGTCTTACCGGTTCGTTCCACCTCGACGAATACATCGCAGGTTACTATCCCTTTTCCGGCGGCCGCAACATCGTTGCTGTGGCGAACAGTATTGGTGTGCTGCAGGACCTGTGGCCCGACCAGCTGATGGGTATCATGCAACATGGTGCGCGTATGGGTAATTGGTTCAAACACGTAGCGTATTTAGAAACGCATATGATGGGCGATCCTACTTTTGCGTTTGCCCGTAACAGTAACAGTCCGGATGTAAACGCCGCCATTACTGTTAAACAACCGGTAAGCTACTGGAAAGCCCTGCTGCAAAAGCCGGATGCCGACCTGCGTGCGCTGGCGCTCATTTACCTGGGGGCGCAAATGGATGCCAGGGCATATTCCGAATTATTAAAGAACGCGTACTTCACATCACCTTACGAAACCACGCGTATGCAGGCTTTCTCCCAACTGGAGAAACTGGATAATGCAGACTTCCTCGCGGTGCTGAAAGCGGCCACGACCGATCCATACGAGTTCATCCGCCGCAGGGCGCTGTACGAAATTACCGAAGATGGTGGCGACCAGTTTGTAGCGCCGGTGGTGAACATGATCGTCAACGATTATCACTCCGAAAGGATCGCCTTCAAACTGCGTGGGGTACTCACCTTTATTAATGCCGACCTGGCCCTGCAGGAGATCAATAAGCAGATCAACGACAGCACCATGGTACACTTTGCTGCTACCCGTGCCGAACTGGAGAAGTCGATCCGCGCGAACGAAAAGAAGGTGAAGGAGATGATCGACACCATTCTCGATAACTCCAAAACCGATAAAGTACGCCTGTTCGAGATCACGACCATGCGCGCTTATCGCTATCACCAGACGGTGCCGGCACTGGTAACGGTAGTGAAAGATGCAAAGAGCAGCGAGGCGTTAAGACTGGCGGCCCTGGAGGCATTGAGCTGGTTCCCGCGCTCGTGGAGAAAGGCAGAGATCGTAACCCTCTGTAAAGAAATTGGTGCGGACAATAACTATTCTGTAGAACTGAAAAAACAGGCTCGCAAGAATTTACGCCTCTTTATGTAA
- a CDS encoding ArsR/SmtB family transcription factor produces the protein MEVRRDVFQAIADPTRRDIILMLAERPLNVNEIAEHFPVSRQAVSLHVKVLEECGLIIVKKQGRERFCEAQLTQLDEVVAWIAHCRQFWTGKFQALDQYLQKTKNAKK, from the coding sequence ATGGAAGTCAGACGTGACGTATTTCAGGCAATTGCCGATCCCACCCGGAGGGATATTATTCTGATGCTGGCCGAGCGCCCGCTGAACGTTAACGAAATAGCCGAACACTTTCCGGTGAGCCGCCAGGCGGTATCGCTGCACGTAAAGGTGTTGGAGGAATGTGGCCTCATCATCGTAAAAAAGCAGGGGAGGGAACGCTTCTGCGAGGCACAGTTAACGCAGCTGGACGAGGTAGTAGCATGGATAGCGCATTGCCGGCAATTCTGGACAGGCAAGTTCCAGGCACTCGATCAATATCTACAGAAAACTAAAAATGCTAAAAAATGA
- a CDS encoding DUF4876 domain-containing protein yields the protein MKYIKQLIAALSIPVLLAGCEKINDALDAEKVGAYTVSVTASTEMSGVATEGLKVVFENFAEGFRLEAELGAGATPIKGLIPGMYSINVSGRVEGADGETYYLNGSKINYAIFKNNEQLEISVSGLKVSPLVFSEIFFAGTNPFYFRNQFYEIYNNSDKVIYLDGLCFANLMPSAVTTNMPTWPATDGNQYAYAERIWKIPGNGTEYPLQPGESFSIAQWAANHQLPQYSPASPINCFPAEFEFNMNNPNFPDQPAVDMTHVFYNASASKGTLPQYLVSVFGGAYVIFRVPAGETYDPVNNAELRTRNLANATATQQYAKIPIRYILDAVEAGNNQNSIANKRVPSVLDAGMTYVGATYNSQGVARKVGAVNADGTPIYTDTNNSTDDFERGVVPQFRRHGAKMPFWNHMN from the coding sequence ATGAAATACATAAAACAATTAATAGCAGCCCTGTCCATACCCGTATTGCTGGCTGGCTGTGAAAAAATAAACGACGCGCTGGATGCGGAAAAGGTAGGCGCCTACACCGTGTCCGTCACAGCATCCACCGAAATGTCCGGCGTGGCCACCGAAGGATTAAAAGTCGTGTTCGAGAACTTTGCGGAAGGCTTCCGGCTCGAAGCGGAACTGGGTGCGGGTGCTACGCCTATTAAAGGGCTGATTCCCGGTATGTACAGCATTAACGTATCCGGCAGAGTAGAAGGCGCCGACGGTGAAACGTATTACCTGAATGGCAGTAAGATCAACTATGCCATCTTTAAAAACAATGAGCAGCTGGAGATTTCAGTGAGCGGCCTGAAAGTAAGTCCGCTGGTATTTTCAGAAATATTCTTCGCAGGTACGAATCCTTTCTACTTCCGTAACCAGTTTTACGAGATCTATAACAATTCTGATAAAGTGATTTACCTGGATGGGCTTTGTTTCGCCAACTTGATGCCCAGTGCTGTGACGACGAATATGCCGACATGGCCCGCAACGGATGGTAACCAGTACGCTTATGCTGAACGTATCTGGAAAATTCCCGGCAACGGTACCGAATACCCACTGCAACCGGGCGAATCGTTCTCCATTGCACAATGGGCGGCTAATCACCAGTTACCGCAATACAGCCCTGCGTCACCGATCAACTGTTTCCCTGCGGAGTTCGAGTTCAACATGAACAACCCTAACTTCCCGGACCAGCCTGCGGTAGATATGACGCATGTATTTTACAATGCCAGTGCCTCCAAAGGCACATTGCCGCAATACCTGGTATCAGTGTTCGGTGGTGCGTACGTGATCTTCCGCGTACCGGCGGGTGAAACCTACGATCCGGTGAACAATGCCGAATTAAGAACGCGTAACCTCGCCAACGCAACGGCCACACAGCAATATGCAAAAATTCCCATCCGGTATATTTTAGATGCGGTAGAAGCAGGTAATAACCAGAACTCCATCGCTAACAAACGTGTACCATCCGTGTTAGATGCGGGTATGACGTATGTTGGCGCTACCTATAACTCACAGGGTGTTGCCCGTAAAGTAGGTGCTGTAAATGCCGACGGTACACCGATTTACACCGATACCAACAACAGTACCGATGACTTCGAACGTGGGGTAGTACCACAATTCAGGCGCCACGGGGCTAAAATGCCGTTCTGGAACCATATGAACTAA
- a CDS encoding response regulator codes for MKKKILIIERHIESVGFYKELLTEKGYEVSVLTTDIQLLRFDFVMPDLFIINSQFVTLSPVEICRHLKNSPQTATIPVIVVSGASDLETQAMRAGASAFIEKPFVSRKFLEVIEQYLN; via the coding sequence ATGAAGAAGAAAATATTGATCATAGAGAGACATATCGAAAGTGTTGGTTTTTACAAGGAACTGTTGACAGAAAAAGGCTATGAAGTAAGCGTGCTGACCACCGACATCCAGTTATTGCGTTTCGATTTCGTGATGCCCGATCTCTTTATTATCAACAGCCAGTTCGTTACTTTATCACCTGTAGAGATTTGCCGCCATCTTAAAAACAGTCCGCAAACCGCCACCATCCCGGTAATCGTCGTCTCCGGCGCGTCCGATCTGGAAACGCAGGCCATGCGGGCCGGTGCATCTGCTTTTATCGAAAAGCCATTCGTATCGCGTAAATTCCTGGAAGTAATTGAACAGTATCTGAATTAG
- a CDS encoding cytochrome-c peroxidase translates to MKKMLVLSGIALVMFAGYAFTGTTMPDEPLAQSYLDSIRSLYARPVAEWPRAHVDDSIQFEEMAVLPPSPFAEDSSLKEMAALGKMLFFEPRLSGSNQISCATCHEPELGWSNGRTTGIGHDHALGERNVPSLFNVWQYKSFFWDGRVNSLEKQVLAPLSNDIEMHELPGALGEELARIPEYKQRFKSVFGGKTIELEHVAEALAMYEKTITSRRAPFDAFVSGRYNAMSDQQVLGMHIFRTKARCMNCHNGPFFTDNKFHNIGLAYYQRKFQDLGLYNITHKKEDVGRFRTPSLRDVALTRPYMHNGLFDDLEGIVSLYNAGGARTKRKDSQIGDTLFPETSTILKPLGMTVQEREAVVAFLHAISTSTSYRVPRPQLPK, encoded by the coding sequence ATGAAGAAAATGCTCGTTCTCAGTGGGATTGCACTTGTTATGTTTGCGGGATATGCGTTTACCGGTACTACCATGCCGGATGAGCCCCTCGCTCAATCGTACCTCGACAGCATCCGCTCCCTGTACGCCCGGCCTGTGGCCGAGTGGCCACGCGCGCATGTAGACGATTCCATCCAATTCGAAGAAATGGCCGTATTGCCGCCATCGCCCTTCGCCGAAGACTCCTCCCTTAAAGAAATGGCCGCCCTGGGCAAAATGCTTTTCTTCGAGCCCCGGTTATCCGGCTCCAACCAGATTTCCTGCGCTACCTGCCACGAGCCCGAATTGGGCTGGAGCAACGGTCGTACCACCGGCATCGGTCACGATCATGCATTGGGTGAAAGAAACGTACCCTCGCTGTTTAACGTATGGCAGTACAAATCGTTCTTCTGGGACGGTCGCGTAAACAGCCTCGAAAAACAGGTACTGGCGCCACTTTCCAACGATATTGAAATGCACGAGCTGCCCGGCGCACTGGGAGAGGAACTTGCCCGCATTCCTGAATATAAGCAACGCTTCAAGTCGGTATTTGGCGGCAAAACCATCGAACTGGAACACGTCGCGGAAGCACTGGCCATGTACGAAAAGACCATCACCAGCCGCAGGGCGCCGTTCGATGCATTCGTATCCGGCAGGTACAACGCCATGAGCGATCAGCAGGTACTGGGCATGCATATTTTCCGCACTAAAGCTCGTTGTATGAACTGCCATAACGGCCCGTTCTTTACAGATAACAAGTTTCATAACATCGGCCTGGCCTATTACCAACGTAAGTTCCAGGACCTCGGCCTTTATAATATCACCCACAAAAAAGAAGACGTTGGCCGCTTCCGCACACCTTCCCTGCGCGATGTAGCCCTTACCCGTCCGTATATGCATAACGGTTTGTTCGACGACCTCGAAGGGATCGTAAGTCTGTACAATGCTGGCGGCGCCCGCACCAAACGGAAAGACTCGCAGATAGGCGATACACTCTTCCCCGAAACCAGCACGATACTCAAACCGCTCGGTATGACCGTGCAGGAAAGAGAAGCTGTCGTCGCTTTTCTGCACGCGATTAGCACCAGCACCTCATACCGCGTGCCACGCCCGCAATTGCCGAAGTAG
- a CDS encoding DUF6850 family outer membrane beta-barrel protein gives MKKLYITVALAAACQATAAQDAGNTPASLEWRRQNSLWEQSGNPAGLKLDAPIRYSHVNAGYESYNGDFRRPQEGASGNRQFVQTEGALYADSFYLSGKFSYTRDAVKDAKFNASIIDPFRGMPFIVADLNASDWSIQRYDLQFNATTRAYGRWSFGLGAQYQASSGAKQRDIRTENYFYSIRVTPGVVYALSDRQHIGFNLDYSNTKEEGSMSNVNVYVDQTYYELYGLGTAVSLLGGGRTNNYEGDAWGGSLQYAYRGYIGVFVNAGYKIEAEDLHVSFTIPRDGATILRKSWNAGVTLTNETPGLLHTLALQYRQRDMDGIQYTTERIPTAGWKSLAKYVRSTFASKQATAMYRIGAKRGREYKWMADISGAYTKLDDVYLLPYSFKKTENLNGEIGGKMNFVLPGNKDARLLVGLSIGYNRNFSAAYEYNGAHPDYPTVTELETNDYRYMASDYVKAELPVTWSTRLKESGKQTLFLKAYGRYVKTGSYDFNDRYTIGGSVGVNF, from the coding sequence ATGAAGAAATTATATATCACCGTGGCGCTGGCCGCCGCCTGTCAGGCCACGGCAGCGCAGGATGCAGGGAATACACCCGCTTCGCTGGAATGGCGCCGCCAAAACAGTTTGTGGGAACAGTCTGGCAACCCGGCCGGTCTGAAACTCGATGCGCCCATCCGTTATTCGCATGTAAACGCAGGTTACGAATCTTACAACGGCGATTTCCGTCGCCCGCAGGAAGGTGCTTCCGGCAACCGCCAGTTCGTGCAAACCGAAGGAGCATTGTATGCCGACAGCTTCTACCTTTCCGGTAAATTCAGTTATACAAGAGATGCGGTGAAAGATGCGAAGTTCAACGCTTCCATCATCGATCCCTTTCGCGGAATGCCGTTCATCGTGGCCGATCTTAACGCCAGTGACTGGAGCATCCAGCGCTACGATCTGCAGTTCAATGCTACCACCCGTGCTTACGGTCGCTGGTCGTTCGGACTGGGCGCGCAATACCAGGCGTCCAGCGGTGCGAAGCAGCGAGACATCCGCACGGAGAACTACTTCTACTCCATCCGGGTAACGCCGGGTGTGGTGTATGCTTTGTCGGACAGGCAGCATATCGGCTTCAACCTCGATTATAGCAACACGAAAGAAGAAGGCTCCATGTCCAACGTAAACGTCTACGTTGATCAAACCTATTACGAACTGTACGGTTTGGGAACGGCAGTAAGCCTGCTGGGCGGCGGTCGTACCAACAACTATGAAGGCGACGCCTGGGGCGGATCGCTGCAATACGCTTACCGCGGCTACATCGGCGTATTTGTAAACGCCGGTTACAAAATCGAGGCCGAAGACCTCCATGTATCCTTCACCATTCCGCGCGACGGAGCTACCATACTACGCAAGTCATGGAATGCAGGCGTTACGCTTACCAACGAAACGCCGGGCCTGTTACACACGCTGGCCCTGCAATACAGGCAGCGCGATATGGATGGCATCCAGTATACAACAGAACGTATACCCACTGCCGGCTGGAAGTCGCTCGCCAAATATGTGCGCTCTACTTTCGCCAGCAAACAGGCGACCGCCATGTACCGCATCGGTGCCAAACGCGGCCGCGAGTATAAATGGATGGCCGATATCTCCGGTGCCTACACGAAGTTAGATGATGTGTACCTGTTGCCTTACTCCTTTAAGAAGACCGAAAACCTGAATGGCGAAATCGGTGGTAAAATGAACTTCGTATTACCCGGCAACAAAGACGCCCGCCTGCTGGTAGGCCTCAGCATCGGTTACAACCGCAACTTTTCCGCGGCTTACGAATACAACGGCGCGCATCCCGACTACCCGACGGTAACGGAGCTGGAAACAAATGATTACCGCTATATGGCATCCGACTATGTAAAAGCGGAATTGCCCGTAACCTGGTCAACCCGCCTGAAAGAAAGCGGCAAACAAACCCTGTTCCTGAAAGCGTACGGCAGGTATGTGAAGACGGGCAGCTACGATTTCAACGATCGGTATACGATCGGTGGGAGCGTAGGGGTAAACTTTTAA